The following are encoded in a window of Bacillota bacterium genomic DNA:
- the rplC gene encoding 50S ribosomal protein L3 — translation MPKGILGRKLGMTQVFGENGEVIPVTAIEAGPCVVVQKKTKESDGYTAIQLGFGEIRESLLTKPERGHFKRARVKPMRYLREIRVKDDSPYDVGTEIKVDIFTKGDRVDVVGTSLGKGFAGVIKRWNFRRGPMGHGSMYHRRVGSLGATDPARVFKGRKLPGRMGAERVTIQNLEVVKVDPERNLLLVKGSVPGRRGGLLLVKEAVKTTVKKKK, via the coding sequence ATGCCCAAAGGCATACTCGGACGGAAACTCGGCATGACACAGGTGTTTGGCGAGAACGGGGAGGTCATTCCCGTGACCGCCATCGAAGCCGGGCCATGTGTCGTCGTTCAAAAGAAGACCAAAGAAAGCGACGGCTATACAGCGATTCAACTTGGGTTCGGGGAGATCCGTGAGAGCCTCCTGACAAAGCCTGAGCGCGGCCATTTCAAACGCGCGCGGGTTAAGCCCATGCGGTATCTCAGGGAGATCCGGGTGAAGGACGACAGCCCCTACGACGTGGGGACTGAGATCAAGGTGGACATCTTCACTAAGGGTGACCGAGTCGACGTAGTGGGTACCTCGCTCGGCAAAGGGTTTGCCGGCGTCATCAAACGGTGGAATTTCAGGAGGGGCCCCATGGGCCACGGCTCGATGTACCATCGTAGAGTAGGGTCCCTAGGCGCGACTGACCCCGCCCGGGTCTTCAAAGGGCGGAAGCTCCCAGGACGGATGGGCGCAGAGCGGGTCACCATTCAGAACCTCGAGGTCGTAAAGGTCGATCCTGAGCGGAACCTCCTCCTGGTAAAGGGGTCCGTTCCGGGACGGCGCGGGGGGCTGCTCCTCGTCAAAGAGGCAGTCAAGACCACCGTCAAAAAGAAGAAGTGA
- the rplB gene encoding 50S ribosomal protein L2: MAVKRYRPVTPGRRFMTALTYEELTAKEPERSLLAHNPKTGGRNVYGRITVRHRGGGVKRKLRIIDFKRDKDGVPAKVASIEYDPNRSARIALLNYADGEKRYIIAPLGLEVGSTVMSGPGSDIKPGNALPLREIPVGTVVHNLELVPGRGGQLARAAGMSAQLMAKEGDYAHVRLPSGEVRLVRLECKATIGQVGNVEHEIVRLGKAGRKRHMGWRPEVRGVVMNPVDHPHGGGEGRAPIGHPSPLTPWGKPTLGYKTRKRKPSDRLIVRRRK; encoded by the coding sequence GTGGCAGTTAAAAGGTATCGGCCGGTGACACCGGGAAGGCGGTTCATGACCGCGCTGACGTATGAGGAGCTCACGGCGAAGGAGCCTGAACGATCTCTCCTCGCTCACAACCCGAAAACCGGCGGCCGCAATGTGTATGGCAGGATAACGGTGAGGCACAGGGGCGGCGGAGTCAAGCGCAAGCTTCGCATCATCGATTTCAAGCGCGACAAGGATGGGGTGCCCGCGAAGGTCGCCAGCATCGAATACGACCCCAACAGGTCCGCGAGGATCGCGCTGCTTAACTACGCCGATGGCGAGAAGAGGTACATCATCGCGCCGCTCGGCCTCGAGGTCGGCAGCACGGTGATGTCAGGTCCAGGGTCTGACATAAAGCCTGGAAACGCGCTTCCGTTGCGTGAGATACCAGTTGGGACAGTCGTCCACAACCTGGAGCTCGTGCCCGGGAGAGGCGGGCAGCTTGCAAGGGCAGCGGGCATGAGCGCCCAGCTGATGGCCAAAGAGGGTGACTACGCACACGTGAGGCTTCCTTCCGGCGAGGTGCGGCTGGTGCGCCTTGAGTGCAAGGCCACCATCGGGCAGGTCGGAAACGTGGAACACGAGATCGTGCGTCTCGGCAAGGCCGGGAGAAAGCGTCACATGGGCTGGCGGCCTGAGGTACGGGGCGTTGTCATGAACCCCGTCGACCATCCGCACGGCGGTGGAGAGGGCCGCGCTCCGATAGGGCATCCTTCACCGCTCACCCCTTGGGGGAAGCCCACGTTGGGCTACAAAACGAGAAAGAGGAAGCCGTCGGATAGGCTCATTGTCAGGAGACGGAAGTAG
- the rplW gene encoding 50S ribosomal protein L23 has translation MKSPRDVIIRPLVTEKSTKQLEENKYAFMVDVRASKTEIKEAVEEIFKVKVKEVNTLRVPGKTKRMGRFEGKTPDWKKAVVTLEKDHKIPLFEGV, from the coding sequence GTGAAGTCGCCTAGAGATGTGATCATAAGGCCGCTCGTTACAGAGAAGAGCACGAAGCAGCTCGAGGAGAACAAGTACGCTTTCATGGTGGATGTCAGGGCTAGCAAGACCGAGATAAAAGAGGCCGTCGAGGAGATCTTCAAGGTCAAGGTGAAGGAGGTCAATACCCTCCGCGTGCCTGGCAAGACCAAGAGAATGGGCCGGTTTGAGGGCAAGACCCCTGATTGGAAGAAGGCTGTTGTAACCCTGGAGAAGGACCACAAGATCCCGCTCTTTGAGGGTGTATAG
- the rpsJ gene encoding 30S ribosomal protein S10: MPEQRIRIRLKAFDHRLLDQSAEKIVETARRSGARVSGPIPLPTEKSVYTVLKSVHVDKDSREQFEMRTHKRLIDIIDPTPKTVDDLIRLDLPAGVGIEIKL, translated from the coding sequence ATGCCTGAGCAGAGGATCAGGATCAGGCTGAAGGCGTTTGACCACCGGCTGCTGGACCAGTCGGCGGAGAAAATCGTGGAAACGGCGAGGCGCAGCGGAGCACGTGTCTCCGGTCCCATACCGCTTCCGACCGAGAAAAGCGTATACACGGTTTTGAAGTCGGTTCACGTGGACAAGGACTCGCGCGAGCAGTTCGAGATGAGAACTCACAAGAGGCTCATCGACATAATCGATCCCACGCCCAAGACCGTAGACGACCTGATACGGCTGGACCTTCCTGCCGGAGTGGGCATCGAGATCAAGCTCTAG
- the rplD gene encoding 50S ribosomal protein L4 yields MPMAPLYNMKGDKIGEYELPDSIFGVPVNEAVLHEAVVMQLASRRRGTAKTKTIGEVSGGGIKPWRQKGTGRARQGSRRSPLWRGGATLFGPTPRDYAYRLPKKVRRLALLSALSSKAQANEIVVLEGLTFQEPKTKQMAAILKKLDADGKALVVTREPDKNVELSARNLPGVKMLVPSGLNVYDILDHEKLVFTRDAVEAVGEVLSR; encoded by the coding sequence ATGCCAATGGCGCCTTTGTACAACATGAAGGGTGACAAGATAGGCGAATACGAGCTGCCTGACTCCATCTTCGGCGTCCCGGTGAACGAGGCCGTTCTCCACGAAGCTGTGGTTATGCAGCTTGCATCGAGAAGGCGGGGAACCGCGAAGACGAAGACCATAGGCGAGGTGTCGGGCGGCGGGATAAAACCCTGGCGTCAGAAGGGGACGGGCCGCGCGAGGCAGGGAAGCCGCAGGTCGCCCCTATGGCGCGGTGGGGCAACCCTTTTCGGGCCAACGCCGAGGGACTACGCATACAGACTTCCTAAGAAGGTCCGTAGGCTGGCTCTTCTCTCGGCGCTGTCTTCGAAGGCGCAAGCCAACGAGATAGTCGTTCTCGAGGGGCTGACGTTTCAGGAACCAAAGACCAAGCAGATGGCGGCCATTCTCAAGAAGCTCGATGCGGACGGGAAGGCCCTGGTGGTGACGAGGGAACCCGACAAGAACGTCGAGCTTTCGGCGAGAAACCTGCCGGGGGTGAAGATGCTCGTGCCTTCCGGCCTCAATGTATACGACATCCTAGACCATGAGAAGCTCGTTTTCACCCGCGACGCGGTTGAGGCCGTCGGGGAGGTGCTTAGCAGGTGA